Proteins encoded within one genomic window of Papio anubis isolate 15944 chromosome X, Panubis1.0, whole genome shotgun sequence:
- the TSC22D3 gene encoding TSC22 domain family protein 3 isoform X2 has product MNTEMYQTPMEVAVYQLHNFSISFFSSLLGGDVVSVKLDNSASGASVVAIDNKIEQAMDLVKNHLMYAVREEVEILKEQIRELVEKNSQLERENTLLKTLASPEQLEKFQSCLSPEEPAPESPQVPEAPGGSAV; this is encoded by the exons ATGAACACCGAAATGTATCAGACCCCCATGGAGGTGGCGGTCTATCAGCTGCACAatttctccatctccttcttctcttccctgctTGGAGGGGATGTGGTTTCCGTTAAGCTGGACAACAG TGCCTCCGGAGCCAGCGTGGTGGCCATAGACAACAAGATCGAACAGGCCATG GATCTGGTGAAGAATCATCTGATGTATGCTGTGAGAGAGGAGGTGGAGATCCTGAAGGAGCAGATCCGAGAGCTGGTGGAGAAGAACTCCCAGCTAGAGCGTGAGAACACCCTGTTGAAGACCCTGGCAAGCCCAGAGCAGCTGGAGAAGTTCCAGTCCTGTCTGAGCCCTGAAGAGCCAGCTCCCGAATCCCCACAAGTGCCCGAGGCTCCTGGTGGTTCTGCGGTGTAA
- the TSC22D3 gene encoding TSC22 domain family protein 3 isoform X3 produces MDLVKNHLMYAVREEVEILKEQIRELVEKNSQLERENTLLKTLASPEQLEKFQSCLSPEEPAPESPQVPEAPGGSAV; encoded by the exons ATG GATCTGGTGAAGAATCATCTGATGTATGCTGTGAGAGAGGAGGTGGAGATCCTGAAGGAGCAGATCCGAGAGCTGGTGGAGAAGAACTCCCAGCTAGAGCGTGAGAACACCCTGTTGAAGACCCTGGCAAGCCCAGAGCAGCTGGAGAAGTTCCAGTCCTGTCTGAGCCCTGAAGAGCCAGCTCCCGAATCCCCACAAGTGCCCGAGGCTCCTGGTGGTTCTGCGGTGTAA